The DNA region CCAGACCGCCTACCGGGGCGGCCTGTCCTTCACCGTCGACCTCGACCCGCGCTGGGTGAAGAAGCTGATCTCCGAGGGCAAGGCCGCCGAGGCCGGCGCGTACGCCGAGCACATCGTCGACCAGGTCGCCCACGTGCTGGAGACCCAGGACGTGGGGGTGCTGATGTGCACCCCGCCGGTGCTGGAGCGGATCGCCCGGCGGGACGGCCTCGCCAAGCTCGTCGCCGAGAAGATCCGGGCGATCAACTGGGTCGGCACCCAGATGGACCCCGACACGCGGCACCTGTACCGCACCGAGATCTTCCCGGACGCCGTGCTCTACAGCGGCTACGGCTCGACCATGATCCTCGGCAACGCCAGCGAGCGGCACGGGCTGACCGACGACGACCCCTGCGTCTACGACCCGTACTCGCCGTACATGAGCTTCGGGGTGGTCGACCCGGAGAGCGGCCGGACGGTCGGCTTCGGCGAGCGCGGGCAGGTGGTCATGCACCACGTCTCCAAGAGCCTGCTGATGCCCAACAACCTGGAGCGCGACCTCGGCACCAGGATCGCCCCGCTGCCGGGGCAGCTCGGCGACTCGGTGGCGGACATCGCCCCGGTCCGGGAGTTCGACGACGAGACCGTGATCGAAGGGGTCTACTGATGGCCGATCCGCTGCAGCCGCCCGGACCCGCGGCAGGGCCCGCGCCCGGACCCGCGCCCGGACCCGCGGCCGGAGCCGACGCCCCGGGGACCTCCGGCCTCCTGCAACTGGACGCGCTCGGCCCCGGCGAACCGTTCCGGGCCCGCCGGCGGACCGTCGTCCCCGACGTCACGGGCGCGCCGTTCGCCGAACTCAGCCTCGTGCCGCGGCTGTTCGTCACCAGGGCGATGCGGGCGCTGCACGCCGCCGAGTCCCTCCCGGCCGCCGAGCGGTTCGCCGCCCTGGCCCGGGCCGGGCGGATCTTCACCGAGGAGACCATCGACGGCCTCGGCCCCGCCGCCTACCAGCGGGCCGTGGCCCGGGTCTCCGGCGTGCCGATCGGCGTCGTGCGGGACGCCGTCCGCGCCATCGCCGACTCGGCCCGGAAGGCCGGCTGGTCCGCCCACCGGGCCCAGCCGGTCGGCGCGGTGAGCGACTGGCGGGACGCCGCGACCATCGACGGCAGCGCCGTCTGGACCAGGCGCGGCAACGTCTTCGCCGTCCACGCGGCGGGCAACCACCCCGGCCCGCACGGGCTCTGGCTGGAGGCGCTGGCCCTCGGCTACCGGGTCGCCGTCCGCCCCTCCCGGCGCGAGCCGCTCACCCCGCACCGGCTGGTCACCGCGCTGCGGCTGGCCGGCTTCGGCACCGACCAGGTGGTGCTGCTGCCCACCGACCACGAGGCCGCCGACGAGATCCTGCACGGCGCCGACCTCGGCATGGTCTACGGCGGCGACGAGGTGGTCCGCAAGTACGCGGGGAGCACCGTGCTGCCGCAGGGCCCGGGCCGGTCCAAGATCCTGCTCACCCGGGACACCGACTGGCGCGCCCACCTGGACACGATCGTCGACTCGATCAGCCACCAGGGCGGCGTCGCCTGTATCAACGCCACCACCGTGCTGGTCGAGGGCGACCCGGCGCCGCTCGCCCGGGCGATCGCCGAGCGGCTGGCGGTCATCCCCAGCCTGCCGCCGGAGGACGAGAAGGCGCAGCTCGCCGTGCAGCCGGTGGCGGAGGCCCGGGCGATCGAGGCCTTCCTGCTGCGCCGCGCGGCCGGCACCCGGGCCTGGCTCGGCGGGGACGGCGTGGTCGCCGAACTCGGCGACGGCAGCGCGGTGCTGCGGCCCGCCGTGCACCAGCTGGACCGGCCCGACGCGGAGCAGGCCGGTCTCGAACTCGCCTTCCCCTGCGTCTGGGTGGCGCCCTGGACCCCCGAGGCGGGGGTCGCCCCGCTGCGCGATTCCCTGGTGCTGACGGCGTTCACCCGGGACGACGCGCTGTTCGACCGGCTGCTCCGGGAGCCGAGCATCAGCAACGTCTACCGGGGCGACCACCCGACGTACTGGCTCCGGCCCGGGGTGCCGCACGACGGCTACCTGGGGGAGTTCCTGATGCGGACCAAGACGGTCATCCGGGACTGAACCGTGCCGACGGCCGGAAGGCCCCCGGTCCGCGCGGACCGGGGGCCTTCCGGCGTACTCGTGGGGATCAGGAACGGAGCGCCCGGTCCACCAGGGCGCCGGCCGCGCCGGTGTACCCGGCCGGATCGCACAGCCCGGCGATCTCCTCCGGAGTGAACCGGCCCGCCAGCTCGGCCTGTTCGGCGAGGACGTCGGCCAGCGGCCGGCCCTCCCGGTCCGCCGTCAGCGAGACGTCGGTGAGCAGCTGCTTGGCCACCGCCTTGCCGAGCTTCGGCGCCAGCCGGGCCGCGATCCGCTCGGAGACCAGCTGTCCGCCGGTGAGCCCGAGGTTCGCCGCCATCCGCTCGGGCCGGACGAGCAGCCCCTCGGCCAGCTCCACCGAGGTGTGCGCGGCGCCGCCGGCCAGCCGCAGGCACTCGCGCAGCAGCAGCCACTCGGCGTGCCAGGCGCCGCCGGAACGCTCGTCCTCGGTCACCAGGCACTGGGTGAGGCCGGCGGCCAGCACCGGGACCTGGAGCGCGGCGCTGCGCAGCAGGGTGGCCAGCACCGGGTTGCGCTTGTGCGGCATCGCGGAGGAGGCGCCGCGGCCGGCCACGGCCGGCTCGACCACCTCGCCGACCTCGGTCCGGGTCAGCGACTGCACGTCCACCGCGAGCTTGCCGAGCGCGCCGGCGGTGAAGGCCAGCGCGGCGGCGAGGTCGGCCATCGGGGTGCGCAGGGCGTGCCAGGGCAGTGCCGGGCGGGCCAGCCCGGTCTCCGCCGCGAACGCGTCCACCAGCCGGTCCAGGTAGGCGCCGGGGTCGACGTCCGGGTCCGGGCCGTCCAGCCGGGCGTACTCCAGGTAGCCGGCCAGGGTGCCGGCCGCGCCGCCCAGGGACACCGGCAGGCCGTCGGCCAGGACGGCCGCCAGCCGCCGGTCGGCGTCGAGGACGAGCTGCCGCCAGCCGGCCGCCTTGAGGCCGAAGGTGGTCGGCACCGCCTGGAGGGCCAGGGTGCGTCCGGCCAGCACGGTGTCCCGGTGCTCGGCGGCGAGGGCGGCGAGCGCACGGGCGGTGCGGTCGAGGTCGGCCCGGATCAGCCGCAGCGCGCGGGCCGCCACCAGCATCGCGCCGGTGTCGAAGATGTCCTGGCTGGTCGAACCGCGGTGCACGTACTCGGCGGCGGACGGGTCCTCGGCGGCCACCACCCGGGTCAGCGCCTGGACCAGGCCGACCACCGGGTTGGCGGTCTCCCGGGAGGCCAGCGCCAGCGCCCGGACGTCGAACCGCTCGGCCCGGGCGGCCGCGGTGATCGCGGCGGCGGCCGGGCCGGGGACGGTGCCGAGCCCGGCCTGGGCGCGGGCCAGCGCGGCCTCGGCGTCCAGCATGGCCTGCAGCCAGGCCCGGTCGCCCACGGCGCGTTCGACCGGGGTGCCGGCGCGGACGGGGGAGAGCAGCCCGGAGTCCTGGTCGGCGTCCGGGCCGGTTCCGGCCTCGGTACCGGGTCCGGCCTCCGTCCCGGCCTTCGCCGGATCCTGACGGTCCGTCATATCACCACGCCTCTCAGGTCGGTCTCGTCCGGCTGCGGCCGGACCGCCTCCGGCACCTCGGACACCAGCGGCAGCGCCAGCACCGCGCGGGCGATCGCGTCCGAGTCGCCGAGGGTCACGGAGTCCACGCCGGGGCGGATGCCCGCGGCGGTCACCCAGTGCACCGACTCGGTCGGTATGCCGTACGCGAAGCGGCGCGGGTGCGCGCGTCCGCGGGCGTCCAGCAGCCGGTAGGGACGCTCGGTGACGGCGAGCCCGCCGGTCTGGTAGCCGTTCCCGTGGTCCCCGCCGATCCGGTACGTGGTGCACTGCTCGGTCTCCAGCAGGTGCTGCAGCAGCGGGTCGTCGGTGCGCCGGAGGTCGGGTTCGGGCAGCCGGGCCTCGATCAGCACCGTGGAGCGGACCGGTTCGCCCGGCACGGCGGCGGAGCGCGCGGTGAAGGCCGGGTCCACCGGGTCGATCCGGATCTCGGTGCCCGGGCCGAGCAGTTCCAGCACCCCGGCCTCGACGAGGGCGATCAGCTGCTCGATCCGCTCGGTCGGCGGGCCGATCGAGAGGAAGGCGTTCAGCGGGGTGTACCAGCCCTCCAGGTCGTCGCGGTGCGAGCCGCCGTCCAGGCCGCCGTGGTCGACCGCGAGCCGGACTTCGTTGCGCAGGTCGCGCAGTACGTCCAGGGCGGCCTTGAGCGGGCCGCTCACGTTGCCGGCCCGGGCCTCGGCGACGTCCCGGCGCAGGTAGTCGAGCAGCCAGTCGCGGAAGTCCGCCCGGTCGGCGAACTCGCGGCCGGCGTAGGGCCGGGAGAGCCGTTCCCAGCTCCAGCGGTCGGCCTCGGCGATGCCGTGGGCGTCGAGCACCGCGGCCGGGTCGTCGGCGGTGAGGAACCGCTCGGTGAACTCCTCGCGCTCGGCTCCGCGCGCCTGCGCGGTGAGCAGCGCCCCGTAGTAGACGCCCTCCACCTCGCGGGAGATCAGCGGCCACAGGTCGTCGGTGAACCGGGCCGGCTCGCCCGATCGTGCCCTTTCGCGCAGCCGGGCGATGACCTCGGGGGTGAGCAGCCGGGGCAGGTACCGCCCGAACGCGCCTTTCTCGTTCTCGCCGCGCGCGTGGTACGGGACGCCCCGCCGGGAGGTGGCGTAGAGGCGCGGCTCGGTGCCGGACGGCCGGTAGACCAGCCTGCCGGCCGTCGGTCCGGCCCCTTCCGGCCCGCCGCCCCCCGGTCCGCCGACGTCCCCCGCGGGGCGGGCGTCGACCCGTTCGAAGCGGCCGCCGCGGCCGAGGGTGAACAGCGCCATGTGGTCGAAGAAGTTGAGGCCGAGCCCGCGCAGCAGCACGGTCTGGCCGGGCCGGGCGGCCACGTGGACGTCGGCCGGGTTGGCGGGGGTGACGTAGGTCAGGTGGTGGATCCGGGCCAGGCTGGCGGTGCGGGCCTCGCGCGGGGTGAGCCGGGCCGGTACGTGGCCCTGGGCCAGCACGATGGCGTCCAGCCGGTTGAGCCGGGTGCCGTCCTCCAGCCGGACGCCCTGCGGGCCGCCGGGGACGCCGTGCGCGTCCGCCATCGCGACGGCCCGGGAGCGGTGCACCCGGACGGTCATGGAGGGCGGGGCGGCGGCGACCACGGCGAGGAACGCGTCGTGCAGGTACTGCCCGTAGAAGGCCCGGGTCGGGTAGGTGTTGGGGCCCAGTTCGGCGGCCTCGGCCAGGGTCCGTTCGTCGTGGCCGGCCGGGTGTTCGCCCTTGGTCAGGGACTCGGCCCACTCGTAGAGGCTGGGACCGGGTTCGATCGGTCCCTCCACCCGGACGCTGTCGTCGGTGTAGACGGTGATCTGTGAGGCCACCGTGTTCATCAGGAGGTGCCGGGACTGGTCGGTGCGCCAGACCCGTCCCGCCCCCGGCGCCGCCGGATCGACGACGTGCACGGTGACGGCGCACCCGGCGGGCGTCTTCCGTTCGTTGGCGCAGAGCCGCTCCAATACCGAGAGGCCGCGCGGACCTGCGCCGATGACGCAGATCTGGAGATGGCGATCGATCATGCCCACGGCTCGCCATCGTAGTTGTGGCGATCTGTTGATGAAAAGGTCTTGACTCCGTGCATCCAGGCCACATGCTCGTGCAACTCGTCCTCGGAGAGCCCTCCGAGCAGCTTGTTCCGGGCCGCCGCGGCCTCCCCGGCGGGGTGCCAGAGCCGGATCGACTCGCGGGACGCCCGCTGGATCGCCGCGGTACGGGCGCGCCGTTCGGCCGCGAATCGTTCCAGGACGTCCGGGAGTTCAGTGGACTGGACCATCAACTCGCCCAGCAGGACGGCATCCTCCAGTGCCTGGCAGGCGCCCTGCGCCGCGTAGTGCAGCATCGGATGGGCGGCGTCGCCGAGCAGCGCGACCCGGCCGTCGGTCCAGCCGTCCACCGGATCGCGGTCCACCAGCACCCAGGACCGCCACTCCTCGCCGAGCGCGAGCAGCCGGCGGGCCGCGGGCGCGGTGAGCCCGGCCAGCTGCGCGTGGACCAGCTCCCCGTCGACCGCGACGCCGGCCAGCGCCTCGGTGGCGCCGTTGTCCCGGGAGGCGGCCAGGTTGAGGAAGGCACCGCCGGCGATCGGGTAGTGGACGAAGTGGCAGTGCGGGCCGGCCCACCAGGTGACCGAGGCGGGCAGCCGCAACTCCTCGGGCACCCGCTCCATCGGGACGATCGCCCGGTAGACGGTGATGCCGGAGATCCTCGGCCCGCCGTCGCCGACGAGCTGGGCGCGGACCGCCGAGTGGATGCCGTCGGCCCCGATCAGCACGTCGCCGGCGACCGTCCCGCCGCCGCCCAGCAGCGCCGCGGCGCCGTGGCCGTCCTGCCGGTAGCCGGTGACGGCGGTCGCGGCGCGCAGGTCGATCCGCGGGTCGGCCAGGCAGGCCCTGAGCAGCAGCCCGTGCAGCTCGGCGCGGTGCACCACCACGTACGGGTTGCCGAACCGGCGCCGGTAGCGGTCGGTGAGGGTCAGGCTGGTGACGTGCTCGCCGGTCACGCCGTCCATGAAGCGGAGCTCGGCCATGTGCACGCCGGCGGCCCGGACGGCGTCGCCGAGGCCGAGCCGCTCCAGGGCGAGGATGCCGTTGGGGGCGATCTGGATGCCGGCCCCGATCTCGGCGAACTCCGGGGCCCGCTCCAGGACGACGGCCCGGTGGCCGGCCCGGCTGACGGCCAGGGCGGTGGCCAGGCCGCCGATCCCGCCGCCGACCACGAGGACCGTGGCCGGCGCGGTGGGGGCGGCGGCCGTGGCGGCGGAGGGGGTGTCGGGGAGCGCGTTCATCGGCCCGCCCCGCCGTCCTCGGCGGCCGCCAGCCGGCGGGCCAGCTCCAGCCGCTTGATCTTGGTGGTGGCGGTGGCCGGCAGTTCGCCCAGCTTCCACTGCACCGGCTCGGCCATCGGCGGCAGGCCCGCGGCGGCGGCCCGCCAGGCGGTGCGGTCGAGCGGCCGGTCGTCCTTGGTACAGACGACCGGGACCGGCCGCCCGTCGGGCCCGGGGATGATGACCACCTCGGCGAGGTCGGCCAGCCGGGCGAACAGGGTGTCCTCGGCGGCCAGGGTGGAGCCGAAGCCCTCGATCACGTCGACCTCGCGGTCCAGCAGGTGCACGCAGCCCCACCGGGTGCGGTAGCCGACGTCGCCCATCCGCCACCAGCCGTCGTTGACCTGCTTGTCGTACCGGTCCTGCTCGCCGAGGTAGGTGACGATCCGGCCGTCGCTGCGGACCTCGATGAACCCCGGGTTCTCGGCCGACGGGGGCGCCCCGTTCCGGCTGACCACCCGGACCTCCGTGAAGCCCGGGAACGGCATGCCCACGCAGCGGCCGTCCGCGTCCAGGCCGCGCCGTTTGGAGAAGGACCGGACCACCACCGGGCCGACCTCGCTCTGCCCGTACAGCTGGCCGAACACCGGGGCGGTCCGCTCGGAGGCGTTCAGCATGGTCTGCACGGTGCGCGGGTGGATCGCGTCGAAGGTGGAGGAGAACAGCTTGACGTTGGCCAGCGGGCGGCGCGGGTCGTCGGCCAGCTCCTCCCACTCCATGAAGGAGTTGGGGTGCGCCTCCAGGATGCCCGGCCGCAGCCGGGCGAACAGGTCGCCGACGTGCCGGGGGTCGGAGTCGGCCAGCACCAGGATCGGGAAGCCCCGGAACAGCGAGATCGCCAGGGCGGTGACCAGCCGCGAGTGGACGAAGGAGACGTGCATCGCGATCGTCTCGCGGCCGGGGACCAGCGGTCGGACGACGGTCGCCTGCGGGCGGTACCGGGCCTCCAGGGTCCGCCCGGTGTGCACGGCCAGTTTGGGCGTGCCGGTGGTGCCGGAGGTGTGGGTGATCAGCGTCGGGTGCTCCGGCGGCATCGTCACCGGCGCGACCCGGGGCGAGCCGGCCAGCCCGGCCAGCCCGATCCCGTCGGGGTGGCTGCCGCCGGTCAGCAGGACGGTGTCGGCCAGCGCGAACACCTCGGCCGGCAGCTCCTGTTCGAGCTTCTCCTGGTCGGTGACGAGGAACGGCTCGTCGGTGCGGCGGATCAGTTCGGCGACGGTCGCGCCGTCCAGCTTCGGGGACAGCAGCACCGGGACGGCGCCGGTCCGCGCCACCGCGCAGGCGAGCAGGGTGATGTCGAAGCTGTTCGACTTGTAGACCACCACCCGGCGGCCCGGGCGGACCCGGGCCGCCCAGAGGCGGGAGGCGAAGTCGTCGACCAGGTCGGCGATCTCGGCGACGGTGGCCCGCCGGCCCAGGTCGGGGGCGATGTCGAGGTCGTGGTCGAGGATCACCACGTTCGCGCCGTGCCGGACGGCTGCCCGCTCGAAGAGCGTGCCCAGCCGGATGCCCCGGTTGGCAATGCGCTGAAGTAGCACCGTTCCGCCCTCTCGTGGGTTCGGAATTGCTTTCGGGGAGGCTCGGGTGAGCCTGTCAAAGGGCGCTGTTCAGGGATGGCTTTCAGGGATTGCTTTCGGGGATGGCGTTCAGGGGGGCTTTCGGGGGACTTCCGTGGGCGCCGGGGCCCGCCGCCGGGGAATTCCGCCGTGGAGCGGAGCGGTGCGGCGCGGTGGGGTACGGGGCGGGCGCCGGCCGGGCGCGGTCGCGCGGTGCTGCGTCAGCCCTTCTCGATGACCCGCCTGACGCGCTCCAGGGTCACGCCGAGGTCGCCCGCGACCTTCCCGCCCCACTCGGCGAAGAACCGCCGCTTCTCGTCGGCGTCCATCCCGGCGGTGATGCCGCGGATGCCCTCGGTGGCGGTGCCCATCCGGAAGTGGTGCACCAGCACGCTGCCGTCCCCGTCGGCCTCGATGTCGAAGGCCCAGACGCTGTCCTGGGCCCGTCCGCCGCTGTCCCGCATGGCCCAGCGGAAGGTCCGGCCCGGTTCGGCCGCCAGCACCTCGGCGTGGGTGAACCAGGTGCCGCGGACCACCGGCGCCCAGGAGACCACGTCGGGGCTGCGCAGGTTCTCGCCGCGGAACACCGAACCGACCGCTCCGGGCTCGCCGGAGACCCAGATCCCGCCCTGGCATTCCGGGCTCCACTCGCCGCTGCGCGGGAGGTCGCTGATCACCGAATAGACCTCGGCCGGACCGGCGGAAATCCGGAGTTCGGCGCGGGACTCGAAAAGGGGCGCGATTTCTGCGGTGTTTTCTCCCATGGCCGGAATCCTGGGCGGCGGCGCGCGGGAGGGTCAAAGGTCGTCCGGCGGGTCCGTCAAGTCCGGTGGTGGACCTGACAGATCAGCGTCCGGCCGGTCGGGCGGCGGCCGGCGGCCCGGTACGCTCCCGGCGCGCGGCCGGGGCGGGTGGGCGTGCGGCGGGTGCGGGGCGGGGTGGGCCGGTGTGGTGCGGGGCGGGCGCGGTGCGCGGCGACCGGCGCGCCTACAGCTCCAGGCCGAAGTGCAGCGCGGTGACCGCCATCCGGTGCGCGTGGTAGAACCGGTGCGCCCCGTGGTTGGCCGTCCCCGAGTCCAGCTCGATCCGCACGCAGCCGGCCGCCCGGGCCCGCTCCCGGAGGACGGCGAAGAGCCGCCCGCCGACCCCGGTGGACCGCGCCGCGGGGGCGGTCACCAGGTCGTCGACGAAGAACAGCCGCCCGCGGCTGGTGGCCAGCACCCGGTGCGCGGCCACCGCCAGGCAGCGCCCGCGGGAGTCGTACGCCGCCGTGAAGACCAGCCCCTGCCGGTGCGCCTCGGCGGCGAACGCGGCGAACCCGTCCGGGCCGAGCGCCGGCCGCAGCGCGCCGATCAGCGGTGCGACGTCGCGGGTCAGCGCCGGTGTCCCCGGCGCCACGTCGACGACGGTCAGTTCCATCCTGCCGGCCCCCTGGCGGTCTGGCGGTCCCGGCGGCCACGCGGTCCCGGCCGGGTGCTGCGGTCCCGGCGGCTACGCGGCCGCGCCGGGTGCGCGGTACACCTTGAGGAACGCCGTGACCCCGCTCGCCACGACCTCGGCGATCCGCTGCGCCGGCATCGGGATCGCGCCGTAGAAGGTGGGCTGGGCGACGGCGATGAAGGTCAGCAGGTTGAGGTGGCGGGCCGCCTCGTCCGGGTCCGGCACCAGCAGCAGCCCGCGTTCGGCGAACTCGGTCATCCAGTGGGTCAGCACCCGGTGCGTCTCGCGGGGTCCGGCCTCCTGCCAGGCCTCCAGCACGGCCGGGCGGATGTGCAGCGCCTCCGCCTCGATCGTCCGGACGAGTGCCCAGTGCTCGGCGAAGGTGGTCAGCGACCCGACCCGGTCCAGGCCGAAGTCGATCAGGTCGCCGCGCAGGTCGACGATCTTCCGCAGGTGCCGGTCGGCGATCTTCGCCTGGGTGGCGGCCACCGTGGAGGCGCCCTCCAGGATCACCGACTGGAACAGCTGCTCCTTGTCGGCGAAGTGGTTGTAGATGGTCCGCTTGGAGACGCCGGCCTCGGCGGCGATGGCGTCCACGCTGGTGCGGGTGAAGCCCTCCCGGCCGAACACGGTGCGTGCCGCGCGGGCGATGGCCACCCGCTTCTCCGGCATGCCCCGGTGGCCGGCGGCCGTGGCCTGGCCGGCCGGGGCGGCCCGGTCCTGGGCGGCCGTGGCCTGGGCGGCCTGGGCCGGAGTGGCCGAAACCGGTGCCGTCGCGGTCTGTTCGACCATCGGAATACCCTCCTTGCAGTGCACTACATCGTGTAGTTTACGACATGCTTGACGTGAAGCGGACTTGAAGTCCTACGCTCGGTGGCACGTCCAGAACCACCCGGAGGGAAGCGTTCCATGGCCGTTCAGCTGAACCACACGATCGTTCCGGCGCGCGACGACAAGGAGTCCGCGCGCTTCCTCGCCGACATCCTGGGCCTCGCCGACCCGGTCTACAGCGAGCCCTTCCAGATCGTCCGGCTCAGCAACGACGTCGCCCTCGACGTCATGCAGGTCGACGGCCCGGTCCCCGCCGGGCACTACGCCTTCCTCGTCGACGACGCCGAGTTCGACGAGATCCTCGACCGGGTCCGGGCCCGCGGCCTCACCTACTGGGCCGACCCGTTCCACCGCCACCCCGGCCGCACCAACGACTGGTTCGGCGGGCGCGGCGCCTACTTCGAGGACCCGAGCGGCCACAACCTGGAGATCATGACCCGCGCCTCCGACGCCGGCCGCTGAGTTCCGCCCCGCGTCCCCGCCCGTCCGGCCGCCGCGGCCCCGGGGGAGGCGGCGTCCGGGACCGCCCCGACGGCGGCGGTCCCGGACGCCCTTGCCATGACGTACCGTCAGGACCCCTGCGGCGCCGACCTGACAGAGAGCGCAACCGGACGGGATTGCTCCGCCCGCGACCGGGTTAGCCTCCCGGCATGATCGAGACCACAGGACCGGTGTACCGGCCGGGCGACGACGGCTACGACGCCCAGCGGACCGGCTACAACCTCGCGTTGGACCACCACCCCGCACTGGTGGTGGCCGCCGCCGACGCCGACGACGTCGCGGCCGCCGTCCGGTACGCCGAAGGCCACGGCCTCGCCGTCGCCGTCCGCGCCACCGGCCACGGCATCTCCGTACCCACCGACGGCCAGCTCGTCATCAGCACCGCCGGGCTGAAGGGCGTCACGGTCGACCCGGCCGCCCGCACCGCGACCCTCGGGGCCGGCGTCCGCTGGCACGAGGTGCTCGCCGCCACCGCGCCGCACGGCCTCGCGCCGCTCAGCGGCTCCAACCCCGACGTCGGCGCCGTCGGCTACACCCTCGGCGGCGGCATCGGCCTCCTCGGCCGCCGCTACGGCTACGCCGCCGACCACGTCCGCCGCCTCGACGTGGTCACCGCCGACGGCCGGCTGCGCACCGCCACCCCCGACACCGAACCCGACCTGTTCTGGGCCCTGCGCGGCGGCAAGGACAACTTCGGCGTCGTCGTCGCCATGGAGATCGACCTCGTCCCCGTCGCCGGCCTGCTCGGCGGCGGCCTCTACTTCCCCGCCGAGTCCGCCTCCGCCGCGCTGCACGGCTGGGCCGAGTGGAGCCGGACCGTCCCCGAGGAACTCGCCACCTCCGCCCAGCTGATCCGCTACCCCGACCTGCCCGTGCTGCCCGAACCGCTCCGCGGCCGCTACGCCGCCGTCCTCCGGGTGGCCTGGAGCGGCCCCACCGGCGAGGGGGAGGACTGGATCAAGCCGCTGCGGGCCCTCGGCACCCCGCTCCTCGACACCATCCGCGAGCTGCCCTTCCAGGACGCCGGCACCATCCACCACGAGCCGCCGTTCGCGCACCCCGCGTACGACCGCAACAGCGCGCTGCGCGAGCTCGCCCCCGAGACCGTGGACACCGTCCTCGACGTCGCCGGGCCGGACGCCGACAGCCCGCTGATCGTCGAGATCCGCCTCCAGGGCGGCGCCTACTCCCGCGAACCGGCCGTGCCGAACGCGGTCGGCGGCCGCGACGCCGGCTACCTGGCCTTCTCCACCAGCCTGATCGAACCGGGCGGCCTCGACGCACTGCGCACCGCCCACCGCACCCTGCACGAGCGCCTGGGCCCGTGGTCCACCGGCGGCGCCTTCGCCAACTTCTTCGGCTTCGACGCCGCCGACCCGGAGACCGTCCGCACCGCCTACCCCGAGGCCGTCCACCGCCGGCTCGCCGAGCTCAAGGCGGTGTACGACCCGGGGAACCTCTTCCGCCTGAACTTCAACATCCCGCCCGCCGTCTGACCGTCCGCGCCCCCCGCGTACCGTTTCCGCACGTCTTCTCGTCCACATTCCCCGGGTCCGGGCAACGGTTGGCGGCCGTCCCGGGCTCTGGGAGGGCGAGGAGGTGCTCATGGGAGCCAAGAAGGCCGAGCGGGACTTCGAGTTCAACGCGTTCATGACCGGTGCCTGGCCACGCCTGATGCGGACGGCGTTCCTGCTGGCGGGGGACCGCTACCTGGCGGAGGACCTGGCCCAGACGGCGCTGGAGCGGACGTACGCGGCCTGGGGGAGGGTCACCCGGGCCGACGAGCCGTACGCCTACGTGCGGCGGATCCTGATCAACGAACACGCCCGCCGGTTCCGGCGGAAGCCGCCCGAGCGGCTGGTCACCGCCGTGCCGGAGCAGGTCGGCCCGGACGGCTTCGCACAGCTCGACGACCGCGCCGCGCTCGTCGCGGCACTCGGCACCCTGCCGCCCGGGCAGCGCCAGGCGGTGGTGCTGCGCTACTGGGAGGACCTCAGCGAGTCCCAGGCCGCCGCGGCCATGGGCTGCTCGGTGGGCACGGTCAAGAGCCAGGCCTCGAAGGGGATCGCCAAGCTGCGCGAGCTCTCCTC from Kitasatospora sp. NBC_00458 includes:
- a CDS encoding phenazine antibiotic biosynthesis protein, with protein sequence MSPAADPAADPVLDLPFDAVPDPEEYLRAAMRWHFSPGTGSPFWLSRAASLGFDPLTEVRTHADLARFPNLANELRTARVEDLVPRGYGDRPGVVGVYESGGTTGAPKRIVLLRDWLDRLLGWSSAQLDGHGVPQGVNWLVVAPTGPHMVGDVIKAQTAYRGGLSFTVDLDPRWVKKLISEGKAAEAGAYAEHIVDQVAHVLETQDVGVLMCTPPVLERIARRDGLAKLVAEKIRAINWVGTQMDPDTRHLYRTEIFPDAVLYSGYGSTMILGNASERHGLTDDDPCVYDPYSPYMSFGVVDPESGRTVGFGERGQVVMHHVSKSLLMPNNLERDLGTRIAPLPGQLGDSVADIAPVREFDDETVIEGVY
- a CDS encoding aldehyde dehydrogenase family protein — translated: MADPLQPPGPAAGPAPGPAPGPAAGADAPGTSGLLQLDALGPGEPFRARRRTVVPDVTGAPFAELSLVPRLFVTRAMRALHAAESLPAAERFAALARAGRIFTEETIDGLGPAAYQRAVARVSGVPIGVVRDAVRAIADSARKAGWSAHRAQPVGAVSDWRDAATIDGSAVWTRRGNVFAVHAAGNHPGPHGLWLEALALGYRVAVRPSRREPLTPHRLVTALRLAGFGTDQVVLLPTDHEAADEILHGADLGMVYGGDEVVRKYAGSTVLPQGPGRSKILLTRDTDWRAHLDTIVDSISHQGGVACINATTVLVEGDPAPLARAIAERLAVIPSLPPEDEKAQLAVQPVAEARAIEAFLLRRAAGTRAWLGGDGVVAELGDGSAVLRPAVHQLDRPDAEQAGLELAFPCVWVAPWTPEAGVAPLRDSLVLTAFTRDDALFDRLLREPSISNVYRGDHPTYWLRPGVPHDGYLGEFLMRTKTVIRD
- the pcaB gene encoding 3-carboxy-cis,cis-muconate cycloisomerase; amino-acid sequence: MTDRQDPAKAGTEAGPGTEAGTGPDADQDSGLLSPVRAGTPVERAVGDRAWLQAMLDAEAALARAQAGLGTVPGPAAAAITAAARAERFDVRALALASRETANPVVGLVQALTRVVAAEDPSAAEYVHRGSTSQDIFDTGAMLVAARALRLIRADLDRTARALAALAAEHRDTVLAGRTLALQAVPTTFGLKAAGWRQLVLDADRRLAAVLADGLPVSLGGAAGTLAGYLEYARLDGPDPDVDPGAYLDRLVDAFAAETGLARPALPWHALRTPMADLAAALAFTAGALGKLAVDVQSLTRTEVGEVVEPAVAGRGASSAMPHKRNPVLATLLRSAALQVPVLAAGLTQCLVTEDERSGGAWHAEWLLLRECLRLAGGAAHTSVELAEGLLVRPERMAANLGLTGGQLVSERIAARLAPKLGKAVAKQLLTDVSLTADREGRPLADVLAEQAELAGRFTPEEIAGLCDPAGYTGAAGALVDRALRS
- a CDS encoding FAD/NAD(P)-binding protein, with translation MIDRHLQICVIGAGPRGLSVLERLCANERKTPAGCAVTVHVVDPAAPGAGRVWRTDQSRHLLMNTVASQITVYTDDSVRVEGPIEPGPSLYEWAESLTKGEHPAGHDERTLAEAAELGPNTYPTRAFYGQYLHDAFLAVVAAAPPSMTVRVHRSRAVAMADAHGVPGGPQGVRLEDGTRLNRLDAIVLAQGHVPARLTPREARTASLARIHHLTYVTPANPADVHVAARPGQTVLLRGLGLNFFDHMALFTLGRGGRFERVDARPAGDVGGPGGGGPEGAGPTAGRLVYRPSGTEPRLYATSRRGVPYHARGENEKGAFGRYLPRLLTPEVIARLRERARSGEPARFTDDLWPLISREVEGVYYGALLTAQARGAEREEFTERFLTADDPAAVLDAHGIAEADRWSWERLSRPYAGREFADRADFRDWLLDYLRRDVAEARAGNVSGPLKAALDVLRDLRNEVRLAVDHGGLDGGSHRDDLEGWYTPLNAFLSIGPPTERIEQLIALVEAGVLELLGPGTEIRIDPVDPAFTARSAAVPGEPVRSTVLIEARLPEPDLRRTDDPLLQHLLETEQCTTYRIGGDHGNGYQTGGLAVTERPYRLLDARGRAHPRRFAYGIPTESVHWVTAAGIRPGVDSVTLGDSDAIARAVLALPLVSEVPEAVRPQPDETDLRGVVI
- a CDS encoding FAD-dependent monooxygenase, which produces MNALPDTPSAATAAAPTAPATVLVVGGGIGGLATALAVSRAGHRAVVLERAPEFAEIGAGIQIAPNGILALERLGLGDAVRAAGVHMAELRFMDGVTGEHVTSLTLTDRYRRRFGNPYVVVHRAELHGLLLRACLADPRIDLRAATAVTGYRQDGHGAAALLGGGGTVAGDVLIGADGIHSAVRAQLVGDGGPRISGITVYRAIVPMERVPEELRLPASVTWWAGPHCHFVHYPIAGGAFLNLAASRDNGATEALAGVAVDGELVHAQLAGLTAPAARRLLALGEEWRSWVLVDRDPVDGWTDGRVALLGDAAHPMLHYAAQGACQALEDAVLLGELMVQSTELPDVLERFAAERRARTAAIQRASRESIRLWHPAGEAAAARNKLLGGLSEDELHEHVAWMHGVKTFSSTDRHNYDGEPWA